From the genome of Nocardia sp. NBC_01503, one region includes:
- a CDS encoding acyl carrier protein, whose protein sequence is MPETDTDFAPAVIDAIADALGIDQSEVTLDATLIDELGAESIDLLDILFRIHRDTGVKIAVADVQELLQGGIPDDVFGDENEIVSEVGLAHLEKVLPQFDRAKLNGPLRGEQVLGLVTVRNLVDLVAERAAAGPAEAEIAAEEVA, encoded by the coding sequence ATGCCCGAAACCGATACCGACTTCGCACCCGCCGTCATCGACGCGATCGCCGATGCCCTCGGCATCGACCAGTCCGAGGTGACACTCGACGCCACCCTGATCGATGAGCTGGGCGCGGAGTCCATCGATCTGCTCGACATCCTGTTCCGCATCCACCGCGATACCGGCGTGAAGATCGCGGTCGCCGATGTGCAGGAGCTGTTGCAGGGCGGCATCCCCGACGACGTATTCGGTGACGAGAACGAAATCGTCTCCGAGGTCGGCCTCGCACATCTGGAAAAGGTGCTGCCGCAGTTCGATCGCGCGAAACTCAACGGTCCGCTCCGCGGTGAGCAGGTGCTCGGCCTGGTCACTGTCCGCAATCTGGTGGATCTGGTCGCCGAGCGCGCGGCCGCCGGTCCGGCCGAGGCCGAGATCGCCGCCGAAGAGGTCGCGTAA
- a CDS encoding 3-hydroxyacyl-ACP dehydratase FabZ family protein, whose protein sequence is MRFHLIDRIESWEPLQHITARKMTSVYEDIWQPGAAGPVLPFGLALEALCQAGAWLVLLSSAHTRRAALLTVDEVTVYRDAVPGDVLRMTAQVVHATPEAAVVDGWIEVDGERIMYARNIMCALIEADLLDDPVDTERMARQLLGEELV, encoded by the coding sequence ATGCGATTTCATCTCATCGACCGCATCGAGTCCTGGGAACCGTTGCAGCACATCACGGCTCGAAAAATGACCTCGGTCTACGAGGACATCTGGCAGCCCGGAGCGGCGGGCCCGGTGCTGCCGTTCGGACTGGCGCTGGAGGCGCTGTGTCAGGCAGGCGCCTGGCTGGTGCTGCTCAGCTCGGCGCATACCCGGCGGGCCGCGCTGCTCACCGTGGACGAGGTGACCGTCTACCGCGACGCGGTGCCCGGCGATGTGCTGCGGATGACCGCGCAGGTGGTCCACGCGACGCCGGAGGCGGCGGTGGTGGACGGCTGGATCGAGGTGGACGGCGAGCGAATCATGTACGCCCGCAACATAATGTGCGCGCTCATCGAGGCGGATCTGCTCGACGATCCGGTCGATACCGAGCGGATGGCGCGCCAGCTGCTCGGCGAGGAGCTGGTCTGA
- a CDS encoding beta-ketoacyl-[acyl-carrier-protein] synthase family protein, whose protein sequence is MTPRRVAVTGIGLVTALGEGARVTWSALVAGRTGIGPLRAYDPSPLRTRQGAEIPDFDPSEFMSLRSMRTSTRGDQYGVAAATLALRDAGLEPRDLGHRTGLYLGGNKDICQRDDSIADMEAIRGADGAPDMRLLGELARSIVPPLAYVEGLQNGGTYHISSLFGLRGPNAFYAGAADSGATAIGRAMRAIRRGEADIAVAGGYDDATNWWAMAKLDGLGVLSPRNDLDAGAFRPFDRDHSGSVIGDGAAILVLEEYDRARRRGAHCYAELAGYGMGNDCVRAPASDPAGRGLARAITAALADADAGTPADCVLSHGCATTLGDTSEVRALRTALGSDADRAAVTSVKPQTGHLVGGAGALNAALAALALDSGVVPATANHETPAPGCDLDIVSGAARRSRPRVALALARGLEGQAVALTLTATN, encoded by the coding sequence GTGACCCCGCGCCGCGTGGCGGTCACCGGAATCGGACTGGTCACGGCGCTGGGCGAGGGCGCGCGCGTTACCTGGTCGGCGCTCGTGGCCGGTCGCACCGGGATCGGCCCGTTGCGCGCCTACGATCCGTCACCATTGCGGACGCGGCAGGGCGCGGAGATCCCGGACTTCGATCCGAGCGAATTCATGTCGCTGCGGTCCATGCGCACCTCCACCCGCGGTGACCAATACGGCGTCGCGGCAGCCACTCTCGCGCTGCGGGACGCGGGACTCGAGCCGCGCGACCTCGGCCACCGCACCGGTCTGTATCTCGGCGGGAACAAGGACATCTGCCAGCGGGACGACTCCATCGCCGATATGGAGGCCATCCGCGGCGCGGACGGTGCGCCGGATATGCGACTGCTCGGGGAACTGGCCCGCTCGATCGTGCCACCGCTGGCCTATGTCGAGGGGTTGCAGAACGGCGGGACCTACCACATCTCATCCCTGTTCGGCCTGCGCGGACCCAATGCCTTCTACGCGGGCGCGGCCGATTCCGGGGCCACCGCGATCGGACGGGCCATGCGCGCCATCCGCCGTGGTGAGGCCGATATCGCGGTCGCGGGCGGATACGACGACGCGACCAACTGGTGGGCCATGGCCAAACTGGACGGACTCGGTGTGCTGTCACCGCGAAATGATCTGGACGCCGGGGCCTTCCGGCCATTCGACCGGGACCATAGCGGATCCGTCATCGGTGACGGCGCGGCGATCCTGGTGCTGGAGGAGTACGACCGGGCGCGGCGGCGCGGTGCGCACTGCTACGCCGAGCTCGCGGGCTACGGCATGGGCAATGACTGTGTCCGCGCGCCCGCCTCCGATCCGGCTGGACGGGGGCTGGCCCGCGCCATCACCGCCGCGCTCGCCGACGCCGACGCGGGCACCCCCGCCGACTGCGTGCTCTCGCACGGTTGCGCGACCACGCTCGGCGATACCAGTGAGGTGCGGGCGCTGCGCACCGCACTCGGCTCCGACGCCGACCGCGCCGCGGTGACCAGCGTCAAACCGCAGACCGGACATCTGGTCGGCGGGGCCGGGGCGCTCAATGCCGCGCTGGCGGCGCTCGCCCTGGACTCCGGGGTGGTGCCAGCCACGGCCAATCACGAAACACCCGCTCCCGGATGCGATCTCGACATCGTCTCGGGTGCGGCGCGCAGGTCCCGGCCACGGGTCGCGCTGGCCCTGGCCCGTGGCCTGGAGGGCCAGGCCGTGGCGCTCACCCTCACCGCAACGAACTGA
- a CDS encoding beta-ketoacyl-[acyl-carrier-protein] synthase family protein yields MSGFRDTGSLTDAAGRRRVAVTGVGAVTPLGVDAPTTWAGLMAGRNAIGKLTTFDCTTFPVRIGGLVPDSFDPATAIPAAADRRWVSRPGLFGLAAVGEALRSADLDPLTECPYPPSARGVAMGGSVGRPDLNMVLKVSEIRSATGRADAFVRPAPSATLTGNQNVALNAMVRLVGATGPMVGIHTACAGSGHALGEALRLIQEGDADMMVAGGYDSLTTWADILGFGLLGAMTDRYNDNPGAASRPFDADRSGFVIGEGAVAFVLEDLGSALERGAPILGELLGYGSTMNAWRITDSPPDGAGAIEAMESALAESGLGTGDIDYIAAHGTSTPGNDVSETRAIKKVFGDDAYRLVVSSPKSMAGHLTAAAAALNLLAALGAIRDSVVPPTINLDTPDRALDLDYIPHRARRMQVRAAMINALAFGGSNTCLVVGAPQEQP; encoded by the coding sequence ATGAGCGGATTCCGGGATACCGGCTCGCTGACCGATGCCGCCGGACGCCGGCGGGTGGCGGTGACGGGCGTCGGGGCCGTCACCCCGCTCGGCGTCGACGCGCCGACGACCTGGGCCGGACTGATGGCCGGGCGCAATGCGATCGGGAAACTGACCACCTTCGACTGCACTACCTTTCCGGTCCGGATCGGCGGGCTGGTCCCCGATTCGTTCGATCCGGCCACCGCGATACCGGCGGCCGCCGATCGCCGCTGGGTGTCCCGGCCCGGACTGTTCGGGCTGGCGGCCGTCGGGGAGGCGCTGCGGTCCGCGGATCTGGATCCGCTCACCGAGTGTCCGTATCCGCCGTCGGCGCGCGGGGTCGCCATGGGCGGCAGCGTGGGCCGCCCGGATCTGAACATGGTGCTGAAGGTCTCCGAAATACGTTCCGCCACAGGCAGAGCCGACGCCTTCGTGCGTCCCGCACCGTCGGCGACGCTGACCGGGAACCAGAACGTGGCGCTCAACGCCATGGTCCGGCTGGTCGGTGCGACCGGGCCGATGGTGGGCATTCACACCGCCTGCGCCGGATCCGGGCACGCGCTCGGCGAGGCCCTGCGGCTCATTCAGGAGGGCGATGCCGACATGATGGTGGCGGGCGGCTACGACTCGCTCACCACCTGGGCCGATATCCTCGGATTCGGGCTGCTGGGCGCGATGACCGACCGCTACAACGATAATCCCGGCGCGGCGTCGCGACCCTTCGACGCCGACCGCAGCGGGTTCGTCATCGGTGAGGGCGCGGTGGCCTTCGTACTGGAGGATCTCGGTTCCGCGCTCGAACGTGGCGCGCCGATCCTGGGCGAGCTGCTCGGATACGGCTCCACCATGAACGCTTGGCGCATTACCGACTCGCCCCCGGACGGTGCGGGCGCGATCGAGGCGATGGAGTCGGCGCTGGCCGAATCCGGTTTGGGCACAGGAGATATCGACTACATCGCCGCGCACGGCACCAGTACGCCGGGCAATGACGTCTCCGAGACCCGGGCGATCAAGAAGGTCTTCGGCGATGACGCCTACCGGCTGGTGGTCTCCTCCCCGAAGTCCATGGCCGGGCATCTGACCGCCGCGGCCGCCGCGCTCAATCTGCTGGCGGCGCTCGGTGCGATCCGGGATTCGGTGGTGCCGCCCACCATCAACCTCGACACCCCGGACCGCGCACTGGATCTCGACTACATACCCCATCGCGCGCGCCGAATGCAGGTGCGCGCGGCCATGATCAACGCGCTCGCATTCGGCGGTTCCAACACCTGCCTGGTGGTGGGCGCACCCCAGGAGCAGCCATGA
- a CDS encoding beta-ketoacyl-[acyl-carrier-protein] synthase family protein: MHETPHPAPQRRIVITSLGAITAHGAGAEELWQRVRGGEVAIRPLRELAVPGLPAAIGGEIIDPPRPQYDYLKPLGLTEPEPAVDYALLAAEEAMAAAGVGVLEPDSPSRPDALPAHRWGVAFGSCNSGIRSAEKAVRRAVAAGRTVDVDGLRLGDDRHLLLVPPQFCAEALSAAFGLKGPVLSVNTACASSAHALAHAVEQIRAGRADAMLVGGSDALTETAYYGFNSVESLSARPARPYSRDRDGLSLGAGAGMMVLVAAEVALAAGAPIVAEVLGYGMSADGYHATAPHPQGEGAARAIRSAIDTAGLTPQDIPYINGHGTGTPKNDAAESNAVRTALGEAATKVVLSSTKSMVGHLLGAAGAVEAIVTILGLRDEMAPPTAGFAERDPACGLDSAPNAARELPMRVAASNNFAFGGANACVVYGRPGTARTDTVATAFDEVVVTGIGALLGSAGDADQLWDAWRRDDVAAERHNGLRLVRLDGDPGREIPAKSRRRMDRLGQMAVATSTQALDAAGLTAHDGVGVVVGTGIGPMSSISRFFEPTVAGGPTQGSPAIFPNTVFNAAAGQVAMVLGAKGPTSTLTSGHAAGAAALGTAFDLLRAGRADAVLCTGADELSPYALDAYRGAGLFTGRRGRDYLLAEGSITLTLERAAVARERGVTPIAVLAGYATTSDALGIARWDPRGFGVERAMRAALAEAGIDPAELAAVWTAASGLPAVDGPERRAIDRLELSANCARHEPKRVLGDPIGAGAQLAAALAISAWRHGGDRGPVLINGSSLGGTHTSFVLRHPAAAPTRS, encoded by the coding sequence ATGCACGAAACCCCTCATCCGGCGCCGCAGCGGCGCATCGTGATCACCTCGCTGGGCGCGATCACCGCGCACGGCGCGGGCGCGGAAGAACTGTGGCAGCGGGTGCGCGGCGGTGAGGTGGCGATCCGGCCGCTGCGCGAACTCGCCGTGCCCGGCCTCCCCGCAGCCATCGGCGGCGAGATCATCGACCCGCCACGCCCCCAATACGACTACCTGAAACCGCTCGGCCTCACCGAACCCGAACCCGCCGTCGATTATGCGCTGCTGGCCGCCGAGGAAGCGATGGCCGCCGCCGGAGTCGGTGTGCTCGAACCGGATTCGCCGTCGCGGCCGGACGCCCTGCCCGCGCACCGCTGGGGTGTGGCGTTCGGCAGCTGCAACAGCGGTATCCGCAGCGCGGAGAAGGCGGTGCGCCGCGCGGTCGCCGCGGGCCGCACGGTCGACGTGGACGGCCTGCGACTGGGCGATGACCGGCACCTGCTGCTGGTGCCGCCGCAGTTCTGCGCGGAGGCGTTGAGCGCGGCCTTCGGACTGAAAGGTCCTGTGCTGTCGGTCAATACCGCGTGCGCGTCCAGTGCGCACGCTCTCGCGCACGCGGTCGAACAGATCCGGGCCGGGCGGGCCGACGCCATGCTGGTCGGCGGCAGCGACGCGCTCACCGAGACCGCCTACTACGGATTCAACAGTGTGGAATCGCTGTCCGCGCGCCCGGCCCGGCCGTATTCGCGTGACCGGGACGGCCTTTCCCTCGGTGCGGGCGCGGGCATGATGGTGCTGGTCGCCGCCGAGGTGGCGCTGGCCGCCGGTGCGCCGATCGTCGCCGAGGTGCTCGGGTACGGCATGTCCGCGGACGGCTATCACGCGACGGCCCCGCATCCGCAGGGTGAGGGCGCCGCCCGCGCGATCCGGTCCGCCATCGATACCGCGGGGCTCACGCCCCAGGACATCCCCTACATCAACGGCCACGGCACCGGCACGCCGAAGAATGATGCGGCCGAGAGCAATGCGGTGCGCACGGCACTGGGCGAAGCCGCTACGAAGGTGGTGCTGAGCAGCACCAAATCCATGGTCGGCCATCTACTCGGCGCGGCGGGCGCGGTGGAGGCGATCGTCACCATTCTCGGCCTGCGTGACGAAATGGCGCCGCCCACAGCCGGTTTCGCCGAACGCGACCCGGCCTGCGGATTGGACTCCGCCCCGAACGCGGCGCGCGAGCTGCCGATGCGGGTGGCGGCGTCGAACAACTTCGCCTTCGGCGGCGCGAACGCGTGCGTGGTGTACGGCCGCCCCGGCACCGCGCGAACCGATACGGTGGCCACCGCGTTCGACGAGGTCGTCGTCACCGGAATCGGCGCCCTGCTGGGCAGTGCGGGCGATGCCGATCAGCTCTGGGACGCCTGGCGTCGTGACGATGTCGCGGCCGAGCGGCACAACGGATTACGGCTGGTGCGCCTCGACGGCGATCCGGGCCGGGAGATCCCCGCCAAATCGCGGCGGCGCATGGATCGTCTCGGCCAGATGGCTGTCGCCACCAGCACGCAGGCGCTGGATGCGGCCGGGCTCACCGCGCACGACGGCGTCGGGGTGGTGGTCGGCACCGGTATCGGCCCGATGAGCAGCATCTCGCGCTTCTTCGAGCCGACCGTAGCGGGCGGCCCCACCCAGGGCAGTCCGGCCATCTTCCCCAACACCGTCTTCAATGCCGCCGCCGGGCAGGTGGCCATGGTGCTGGGGGCCAAGGGCCCGACCTCCACGCTCACCTCGGGCCACGCCGCGGGCGCGGCCGCGCTCGGCACCGCCTTCGACCTGTTGCGGGCGGGCCGCGCGGACGCCGTGCTCTGCACCGGCGCGGATGAGCTGTCCCCCTATGCGCTCGACGCCTACCGTGGCGCAGGGCTTTTCACCGGCCGCCGCGGCCGCGACTACCTGCTCGCCGAGGGCAGTATCACCCTGACGCTGGAGCGCGCCGCGGTGGCGCGCGAACGCGGTGTCACCCCGATCGCGGTGCTCGCGGGGTACGCGACCACCTCCGACGCGCTCGGTATCGCCCGCTGGGATCCGCGCGGTTTCGGTGTGGAACGCGCCATGCGCGCCGCCCTCGCCGAGGCCGGGATCGACCCTGCCGAGCTCGCCGCCGTCTGGACCGCCGCATCCGGTCTGCCGGCGGTGGACGGTCCCGAGCGCCGGGCCATCGACCGCCTCGAGCTGAGCGCGAATTGCGCTCGGCACGAACCGAAACGGGTGCTCGGCGATCCCATCGGCGCGGGCGCGCAGCTCGCCGCCGCGCTGGCGATCAGCGCCTGGCGGCACGGTGGCGATCGCGGCCCGGTGCTGATCAACGGTTCCTCACTGGGCGGCACCCACACCAGTTTCGTGCTGCGGCACCCCGCCGCCGCACCCACCCGATCGTGA
- the fabD gene encoding ACP S-malonyltransferase, with the protein MNASVIAAARQMGPATLEGQRRVLAMFPGQGSQREGMAAHLIREFPETAGAVFERADDELGLPLRALCVEGDAERLRATEIAQPAILVTSLATFEVLRAEGFAPDLVTGHSLGEFTALAAAGVLDLADALALVRRRGELMAEVAAAVPGTMTAVSGVPASRIEEICAEVDGVVELANYNAPDQSVISGTADAVAAATDRLRAEGAGKMVSLRVGAPFHCSLMSTLEDRFADALSRAEFRDPAIDVISSVTAQPISNGDQARDLLRRQLTAPVRWIEVIAAATALGCTDYIETGPGRVLSGLANRMVDGATVRSTQDARRIAAVVAEYA; encoded by the coding sequence ATGAACGCCAGTGTGATCGCGGCGGCCCGCCAGATGGGGCCTGCCACCCTCGAAGGACAGCGACGGGTGCTGGCCATGTTTCCGGGGCAGGGCTCACAGCGTGAAGGTATGGCCGCGCATTTGATCCGGGAGTTTCCGGAGACGGCGGGGGCGGTGTTCGAGCGCGCCGACGACGAGTTGGGACTGCCGTTGCGGGCGCTGTGCGTCGAGGGTGACGCGGAACGGTTGCGGGCCACCGAGATCGCGCAACCGGCGATCCTGGTGACGTCGCTGGCGACCTTCGAGGTGCTCCGGGCCGAGGGCTTCGCACCCGATCTGGTGACCGGGCACAGCCTGGGAGAGTTCACCGCGCTGGCCGCCGCCGGGGTGCTGGATCTCGCCGACGCGCTGGCCCTGGTGCGGCGACGCGGTGAGTTGATGGCCGAGGTCGCGGCGGCGGTGCCCGGGACCATGACCGCGGTCTCCGGGGTACCCGCATCCCGAATCGAGGAGATCTGCGCCGAGGTCGACGGGGTGGTCGAACTCGCCAATTACAACGCACCTGATCAGTCGGTCATCTCCGGCACGGCGGACGCGGTGGCCGCGGCCACCGACCGGCTGCGGGCCGAGGGCGCGGGCAAAATGGTCTCGCTGCGAGTCGGGGCCCCGTTCCACTGCTCGCTGATGTCCACGCTCGAGGACCGGTTCGCTGACGCGCTGTCCCGTGCCGAGTTCCGTGACCCGGCCATCGATGTCATCAGTTCGGTTACCGCACAGCCGATTTCGAATGGTGACCAAGCCCGCGACCTGCTGCGCCGGCAGCTGACCGCCCCGGTCCGCTGGATCGAGGTGATCGCCGCCGCCACCGCGCTGGGCTGCACCGACTACATCGAGACGGGTCCCGGTCGCGTGCTGTCGGGACTCGCCAACCGCATGGTGGACGGCGCGACCGTCCGCAGCACCCAGGACGCGCGCCGCATCGCCGCGGTCGTCGCCGAATACGCCTGA
- a CDS encoding sulfite exporter TauE/SafE family protein translates to MTILLALALGSAIGILLGLLGGGGSILAVPGLVYGLRMPLAHAVPMSLLVVGIAALFGSIGRIRSHQVQWRVAAVFAATGLPAAFAGSAVNRLLPPALTLGGFAVLMVVSGLRMLSESERAGAACRTEAGAVDWRRCVSRAVPIGLGVGFLTGLFGVGGGFLIIPALVLMLGLDMVTAIGTSLVIVVANSASGLLAYLGDLSLDWRLATAFTAAAIIGSLAAGRFGATVDTHRLRTWFAYLVFAVAAFVLAKVLFLH, encoded by the coding sequence ATGACCATTCTGCTGGCGCTCGCGCTGGGCTCCGCGATCGGGATCCTGCTCGGCCTGCTCGGCGGCGGTGGGTCGATCCTGGCGGTTCCGGGCCTGGTCTACGGGCTGCGGATGCCGCTCGCGCACGCGGTGCCGATGTCGTTGCTGGTCGTCGGTATCGCCGCGTTGTTCGGCAGCATCGGCCGGATTCGGAGCCATCAGGTGCAATGGCGGGTGGCGGCGGTGTTCGCGGCCACCGGATTGCCGGCCGCCTTCGCCGGTAGCGCGGTCAACCGGCTGCTGCCACCGGCGCTCACCCTCGGCGGATTCGCGGTGCTGATGGTGGTGTCCGGGCTGCGGATGCTCTCCGAATCCGAGCGCGCGGGCGCCGCGTGCCGCACCGAGGCAGGAGCGGTCGACTGGCGGCGATGCGTATCGCGCGCGGTGCCGATCGGCCTGGGGGTCGGCTTCCTGACCGGCTTGTTCGGAGTCGGCGGCGGATTCTTGATCATTCCGGCGCTGGTGCTGATGCTCGGCCTGGACATGGTCACCGCGATCGGCACCTCGCTGGTCATCGTGGTCGCCAACTCGGCCTCCGGGCTGCTCGCCTACCTCGGCGATCTCAGCCTCGACTGGCGGCTGGCCACCGCGTTCACCGCTGCCGCGATCATCGGATCGCTGGCCGCGGGTCGCTTCGGCGCGACGGTCGACACCCATCGGCTGCGGACGTGGTTCGCCTACCTCGTCTTCGCGGTAGCAGCCTTCGTCCTGGCCAAAGTCCTGTTCCTGCACTGA
- a CDS encoding MBL fold metallo-hydrolase has product MILEQYYIECLSHASYLIGDPRSGRAVVVDPRRDVTEYLDDARRLGLTIEGVVNTHFHADFVSGHLELVEATGAWIGFGADAETDYPIRRLAHGERVSLGDVDIEVLSTPGHTWESISLLVRERADSEPVAVLTGDSLFIGDVGRPDLVNLGSGSSLDLARAMYHSIHEVLLTLPDAVAVLPAHGAGSSCGKNLSTELRSTIGAQRRDNPSVQPMSEDEFVALITTDQPAAPNYFYVDAALNKSLHPVLDPNRQIPALTTEQLRTELASATRVIDARAPEDFAVAHLRGSVNVGFEGRFAETGGIVADIGERLAVVAYPGDEQAAALRLSRIGSDAVIGYFTVDATGFPAELSDLVRVAPRTDAAELDRLVAAGAVTLIDIRNPAEREFGVIPAAISIPLAQLRSRLGELSVDRPIVVHCAGGWRSSVAASMLRAAGFDRVSDLRGGYHEWAERRALA; this is encoded by the coding sequence ATGATCCTCGAGCAGTACTACATCGAATGCCTCTCCCACGCCTCCTACCTGATCGGCGACCCTCGCAGTGGTCGTGCGGTGGTGGTGGACCCGCGACGTGACGTCACCGAGTACCTCGACGACGCCCGGCGTCTCGGGCTGACCATCGAAGGCGTCGTCAATACCCACTTCCACGCCGACTTCGTCTCGGGCCACCTCGAACTGGTCGAGGCGACTGGCGCTTGGATCGGCTTCGGTGCCGACGCCGAAACCGATTACCCGATCCGAAGGCTCGCGCACGGTGAACGGGTGAGCCTGGGCGATGTCGATATAGAGGTGCTGTCGACACCGGGGCACACCTGGGAGTCGATCAGCTTGCTGGTTCGCGAGCGCGCTGATTCCGAACCGGTGGCGGTGCTCACCGGCGACTCGCTGTTCATCGGCGATGTCGGCCGCCCCGATCTGGTGAACCTCGGCTCCGGCAGCAGCCTCGACCTGGCGCGCGCGATGTATCACTCGATCCACGAGGTGCTGCTCACCCTGCCGGACGCGGTGGCGGTGCTGCCCGCGCACGGTGCCGGTTCGTCATGCGGCAAGAACCTGTCCACCGAGCTGCGCTCCACCATCGGCGCACAACGCCGGGACAACCCGTCGGTGCAGCCGATGAGTGAGGACGAGTTCGTCGCGCTGATCACCACCGACCAGCCGGCGGCGCCGAACTACTTCTATGTCGATGCGGCACTGAACAAGTCGCTGCATCCGGTGCTGGATCCGAACCGGCAGATCCCCGCGCTCACCACCGAACAGCTGCGCACCGAGCTCGCCTCGGCGACCCGGGTGATCGACGCCCGCGCACCCGAGGATTTCGCCGTCGCGCATCTGCGGGGATCGGTCAATGTCGGATTCGAGGGACGGTTCGCCGAGACCGGCGGCATCGTGGCCGACATCGGTGAGCGCCTGGCCGTGGTCGCCTACCCCGGCGATGAACAGGCTGCGGCCCTGCGGCTTTCCCGCATCGGCTCGGACGCGGTGATCGGATACTTCACCGTCGATGCCACCGGCTTCCCCGCGGAGCTGTCGGATCTGGTGCGGGTGGCTCCGCGCACCGATGCCGCCGAGCTCGACCGGCTCGTCGCCGCCGGTGCGGTTACCCTGATCGATATTCGCAATCCCGCCGAACGTGAATTCGGTGTCATTCCGGCCGCGATCTCGATACCTTTGGCGCAGTTGCGGTCCCGTCTCGGTGAACTGTCTGTCGATCGCCCGATCGTCGTGCATTGCGCGGGCGGATGGCGCTCCAGCGTCGCGGCGTCGATGCTGCGGGCCGCGGGTTTCGATCGCGTCAGCGATCTGCGCGGCGGCTATCACGAGTGGGCGGAACGGCGAGCCCTGGCGTGA
- a CDS encoding 3-oxoacyl-ACP reductase family protein yields MTAEPFADRVALVTGASRGIGRAVALTLAARGAAVAVNYRSHKDEALEVVAQIEAAGGRAVAIGADVSDVAAARDLVDQTREQLGGLHILVNNAGITRDGLLHDMDPALWWEVIQVNLGGAFNCTHAAAGHLMQQGEGAIVNVSSIMGEKGLTGQSNYSTSKGALNAFTLACAVEMARFGVRVNAVLGGVIPTDLIGDLLQRDNGRGRTHVPMRRYGDVQQVAEAVAFLASPAADYVTGELLRVDGGLAVQLSNGRLVSR; encoded by the coding sequence ATGACCGCCGAACCCTTCGCGGACCGGGTCGCACTGGTCACCGGCGCGTCCCGGGGGATCGGCCGGGCGGTCGCGCTGACCCTGGCGGCTCGCGGCGCGGCGGTCGCGGTCAACTATCGGTCGCATAAGGACGAAGCCCTCGAGGTGGTCGCGCAGATCGAGGCGGCCGGTGGTCGTGCGGTCGCCATCGGCGCGGACGTCTCCGATGTGGCGGCCGCCCGCGATCTGGTGGACCAGACGCGAGAACAGCTGGGCGGCTTGCACATTCTGGTCAACAACGCGGGCATCACCCGCGACGGGCTGCTGCACGATATGGATCCCGCGCTGTGGTGGGAGGTCATCCAGGTGAATCTGGGTGGCGCCTTCAACTGCACCCATGCCGCCGCCGGTCATCTCATGCAGCAGGGTGAGGGCGCGATCGTGAACGTCTCCTCGATCATGGGGGAGAAGGGCCTGACCGGGCAGTCGAACTACTCCACCTCCAAGGGTGCGCTGAACGCCTTCACCCTGGCCTGCGCGGTGGAGATGGCCCGATTCGGGGTCCGGGTCAATGCCGTGCTCGGCGGCGTGATCCCCACCGACCTGATCGGCGATCTGCTGCAACGCGATAACGGTCGCGGCCGCACCCATGTGCCGATGCGCCGCTACGGCGATGTGCAGCAGGTAGCGGAGGCGGTGGCCTTCCTGGCGAGTCCGGCCGCCGACTACGTCACCGGGGAGCTGCTGCGCGTGGACGGCGGCCTGGCGGTGCAGCTGAGCAACGGCCGCCTCGTCTCGCGCTGA
- a CDS encoding 3-hydroxyacyl-ACP dehydratase FabZ family protein codes for MTASSTVPADLRVPHAALPAGIGAPGLDRILQVSTGIRAEGLLNVTGTLPFFDTHFPRRPILPGVLLTESMIALAVLAAGDPLLRLHVAGGMRFRRFVTPGDQVHITVETLGPAADPEESHWRATARVGTTTVAAIRRLRLVRGPLAAEVTP; via the coding sequence ATGACCGCATCCTCCACCGTGCCCGCCGACCTCCGGGTGCCGCACGCCGCCCTCCCGGCGGGGATCGGCGCCCCGGGATTGGATCGAATCCTGCAGGTGAGCACCGGAATTCGAGCCGAGGGCCTGTTGAATGTGACCGGCACCCTGCCGTTCTTCGACACCCATTTCCCGCGCCGCCCCATTCTGCCCGGCGTGCTGCTGACCGAGAGCATGATCGCGCTGGCCGTCCTCGCCGCCGGTGATCCGCTGCTGCGCCTGCACGTCGCCGGTGGAATGCGGTTCCGCCGCTTCGTCACTCCCGGCGATCAGGTGCACATCACCGTCGAAACGCTCGGGCCCGCAGCGGATCCCGAGGAGAGTCACTGGCGCGCCACCGCCCGGGTGGGCACGACCACCGTCGCCGCCATTCGCAGGCTGCGCCTGGTGCGCGGACCGCTCGCCGCCGAGGTGACCCCGTGA